agagagagagatcgggaggcaatcatacagccggctacaaccctaacattagtttcagacacaaccgcaatgtattttactggtgaatatgtcatgaaaaaacactttacaaacacattatatgtatatttttcattaatttaaacggaaacctatctatctaactgaaaccagataatcaaaaatgagcgtctgtgtcagcacagagatcaagcctctcatcggagaatgtggatattatggtgtttttgaaaaagatctttcactagtctacactgcagttatttatttaattttagtttacttagttaagatggcagcactaaagagaatagttttttttctgactagtctatattggaggtatttatttaattttagttgtttactctgatatcctgactgtactaaaaatgtaatgaaaaagcTAATTaagaaaaagttaagatgttcttgttattaagtgaattgtcccttagcattgctgttaacatgacatcaacccAAACCctacagcaaacagaaaccgaaccgtaccgaaccgtggctccaaaaccgtgaaccgaaccgaaccgtgcctttggtgtatcgttaTACCCCTagtgtatatattaaaaaaagtatttgtccACAAATCAACTATTTTATCAGTTCCTGTGTATCAACTGATTCAGATACTTATACAGCACAGTTTTGTAAACAATCTGTAATTTATATATGACAGAAGCATTATTACAGACTAGATTGGTGGCTATTAAAAGTGGCTAAAAAAAACTCACAAGTGTGCAGTAATTGTCTTGAATTGAAATAATTGATGATTTTAAAAAAACTGcgcacaaaaaaaatctaatatttctgGTCAAATATTGTGCTTTACTATTTGCAGTTATGAAAAATAAGtgactattattaataaatgaacgCAACTCTCCAGTTTCTGTTGCTTGTTTGAAATCTTCAGAGAACTAAGGGAAAATTTGAATGTGCTGTGTATCTGTGAAAGAGCTTTTTGAAAAACATACACCCAGCAGAATGTCACATGAGTTAGAAAGAGCAATAAACTGTAGTGAGATACAAGTTCCTCTATGCAAAACCCTAGGCTTGTATCTACTGATCAAATACAACAGGAACACTGAATAATCCTGGAGAGAACTTCATTGTGTTTGTCAAAGCCAAATGTGATACACACTGTTTTAATGGTGAATGGGGAATTACTGACAGACGCAGGACAATTGGAACACAATGCATGAAATCTTTCTCTTGCTCTAAAATCTCTTAACTAAACCAGAGAATACAACAAGTGTAACATTGACTTGTGTCAGCATTCTGGCCAATTCtcaatccaaaaaaaaataaaaaataataataatcagtcaaaacacaatttaagtaTTGGATCGGTAATCATCCCCAATAAAAGTTCCTTAATAATTCAGAATTTTCTTCAgctgaacacaagagaagatattttggtGGATATTAGAAAGCAGCAGGCATTAACTTCCATAGTCATAGCCCACTTCCagttaattttttaatgaaagttaatgttttgtgttcaacagactaaAGAAGTTTATAAAAGTTTACATGTTAAGggaatttttcttatttttgggtgaacttcccCCTTTAACCCATCAGCATTCCTAAGTACTCAGCATAGCATCAGCCAACAGGTTAATCAAGTTCTACATCTGGTCATCTGATTAGCTTAATTTCTTTGAGCTCTTTGAATAGCAAAGTCATTAAATAGTGAAGTGGTTTGCATGTTCACACTATTGGAGTGCCTTATCATAACCATTATAAAATGAGCTGACAGTGTGGATGTGTAAAGGGTGCTAGTAAAGACTATCTGACTGAACGTAATAAAAGTGGCAGACCACTTCATCTGTGTAACTGCCTTTTTAGTTCCTCTGATCCACTTTCTACCACCTAACTGCTTATTATGTATGAGTTTCTCACATGATGGAAAGGGCAGCAGCTGAAGCCACCAGTGGGATCCTGGCAGCAGGACTGGCCTGCTTCACAGACTTCATTATTGGGGCACTGCGAGCAAATaaccagggtcaccacagcgaggCAGACTGTCAGTCTCAACATCTGGATGAAAAGAAAGTCGAAATATGTCAGAAAAAAATTCTTATGCAAACAAAAGGAGTAATGAAGTGACAAAAAATCCTGCAACTGTAACAGTGCAAGTATAAAGTATTAAGTCTTGTATCATTTCCTCTTTCACATCATGAAATTGGAGGCAGATGATCTCCAAAAAAAACTAAGCTGACCTCTGAAACAATGACTGAAACTAACATTATAATTGTGCCACACAAAAAGTCAGCAAATAAAATCAGGTTCTAAAGTTTATCAGTGCCTTGTTGCCTTATTTCTGAGCAGCAATTAGAAGTAtggaattttattttcattcttgACAAATGGAAATACCCATATGTTTGCCAAACCACATTGTACATATAAAACTTTGTgatgtttgtttattcttttaaaaaaacaggaactaattaattttagggtacattctaccagaaatgtacattttctcTTATAAAATATGTGACAAGGTTTAATGTAAGCTTGTCCTCCTCGAATAtatcatacaaaaacaagcataaaaccAAATATAGAAcacatccttgatcactgtcagctgctcctccatcaaatgatgtcacgtccaattcatacactgtaaaacccaacaatcaacttttttaactgaaatgagtgtagtttacTCAAAGTTAACAGAGTTAATTCTACTCGTTTGAAAAGAGtcttgaactcagtgttgaaggtaatgagttaattaaatagcaTTACTTCAAATCAAAAGGAATAAGTTTACGGTACTAAAATAGATTAGTttcttaactcaaatggtttgagttgctttaCCTCAATGGGTTTACATTAcccagttggtttaagttctcttcatttattgggttttactgtgcttgaATTGCTTTGTCATTCAAATGGATtaattcacagtactcattaggattagtttttgaacttaaatggtttgttgcaatcggtttcctcaaatggtttgagtttccttaacttgggttttacagtgtagccttAAAAGTGTATTGCATGCACTATATGGTAAATTTATTGCAAATTTGACAGGACTGACAGTAACACGAGgacaattgtacatttatttgtattactgtatatttgtagcatttatttgtagaattgatttgtaatttcatgtttttaatcaattgttgtgcataataacaatttttttttaaataagagtttttagtataacaaaactattaaagctgtaggttgtTCAATTGGGCTaaggacaaggacaatgacagggtttgtagaTTTgtgaagtgtttttaataaagaaaaaaaaatctgagaaccaaattaatgacatattcctttacagagcaactcacagaaatcaaccatcagtccattttagaaatctatgggatgaaatactttttattcacagcatttttgtttttatttcagagacatataatgtacgtttctggtagaatgccCCTTAGATATCACTATCTTCTctgtcaaattaatttaataaagatCTATTCATATTTGGCACATCGATAACCTCTTCTATGTGGATTTAAGAGATGAATCTGTTTGAATTTGACTTACTTTTTGAGCAGGTGGATTTGTGAACAGCGGAAAGTAAATGATCAGTCCGTGGATCCTTTGGGTCCAAGTTACCGATCTGTGAGCACAGCAGAGAATAAAAATCAATTTAACCTAATTAAAACACCTTAGTTATTTTGCAACATGAACATACATAAACATATGAGAATAAACTATAAATTAACAACACAACAACTACAAATCCTGAAGCTAAAGGCAAGGAGTTTGTCAGTTTAATTCCCAATTCATTAAAGGAAATAAATCTCGTACAGCAACAAATGACGCGTGATGATGGAAAATGAGCCACAAGGAGGAAAACACGTTTGGGTAAAACTTTTACAATGCAGTCGGAAAAAAGCAGAAATGGCTACTTCAGAGACGAATAAGAAAATATATTGAAGTCTTACCCTGTCACCTCGCTGCCTCCCCACACTGTGCTTGCATTAATTAAAGATTGCTCTTAAATATAAAATTCTTCAAAGCTCCGCCTTATATTAGAGGTCTGCCTTTGGTTGCTGTAGCTGTCAATCATTAACAGATGCGCGTCATGTTTTAATGCTTGCATATGCGCATGATGGCAATATCACTTAGGATAAAAAACATAGCATTATGAAAACATATATAACCATACATATATGATATATTATGAAAAATACGATTCTGATTTATCTCTTTGAATAAATGAGTGTTCTAAACTATTTATAAAGCTGTTATTATGGATAACAATCATACTAACATTGGAGTCCATTGATGCACACGTACTGTCCATGAACAAAACGGATGTTTTCTTACACAATCTTTTGGATACAGTGAAGTGTAAATTTTCTTTTGAAGCACGGCAAATATGTTATTTAAGTAGATAAAGATGTATGAAAGTAGATGAACATATAAAtgcatgcatgtaaaaaaactatCCCGCTTGGTACGCCCAGACCTACCTGAAACGAAAGCGAAACCGCATTGACTCTTCGGTTTGCTTCAGCACGGACGGTACGTGTTTGTCTCTTTTGTTAACTTATAATTGTGTTCAAAATGATTAATCATGACACGAAACATGTATAGATGATGTGATATGAACAGAAAGTCACTTATGTCACACAAGGTACTGTTAGATTGATTTGTTATTAACAAGGTAATGCCGTGTAGACTAGGTTATATCACAAGTGAAAGTGTAGCCTATTGTCAACATTGTTCTCGCCATTTTAAAAAGACCAAAAGCTAGATTATGATAAAGTACTTAGCTAAATATTAAATCTTCGATGTGATTTATCCCTACATCAACCCATATCAATATGCCAACAAATATGGTCAATACACTTAATAAATCCATAGTTGATATACAAGTTCATACTAAAGCTTGACTTTAGTTTAACGTTAGGTTTAACTTTTTTTAGACTTTGATTATCTGTTCAGTGAGATACAAATCTTCAAGAATTACATAAAAAGAGTATTTTAAAGGTTTCCCGTATTGTAAACAAGTGTCTAAGGAAACAATGCTTTCTGTTTCCTCACAGGTGTTTACATCAATAGAAATGTCTACTGAGGTAAAGGAAGTGCTTTAACAaagagtttattattattattattagattctATATTCCGTATCATAACCGTTTTATGTCAACTCAGGATTTCTGTGAGGTGGACTGTGAGTCTTTGGGACCCCTGGACAATGTACAGATGGAGTTGAACAAATGCAAGGTGGGTGAACGACTTGTAAATCTGGACAGCTGTCAACCTGATTACAAACCCTAAATTATTGTGTCTTGCTATTTGTCCACAGAAAAAGTATGAAGCATTACTGAATGAGCAAAAAATACTGAGAGACGGTATTGACAACAACAAAGATTTTGCTAAGAAATTTAGAGAGCGAGCTGAGGAGCAGAAAGAGTCAAATGAGAATGAAAACAAGAAGCGAAGTAAAAAAATTCAGTCTGAGAAGgtctgttttattaaatatagaCTATTTtgatactatctatctatctatctatctatctatctatctatctatctatctatctatctatctatctatctatctatctatctatctatctaaatgggATCTTCTTTGTGCAGGAGAAATGCAGGGCTATAGAAAGTCATAATACTAAGCAACGGATGGAGATCCTGAAAATCAAAGAGGAGTTGCAAAGCCTGGACAATAAAAACAGCAGCCTGAAAAAGCAAACTGAGGTTTCAAAACATTCTCACATTTCATAATTGCTGAACTAAATGGACTGTGTGACTTTATATTATACTATCAGTACAATACATGCTGATAGAGAATGTATGCAGCAAAAAACTTTAATGCCCTTCTATATGGTCTCCTTTATTCtaataaatttgaaaaataaagaaaataatgataaaatgatTCATAAACTGGGGGATTAATGCTCTCTGACTCCACAGATCTCCACAGCAGTGCCCGAGAGGAAGGTTGTATTTGAGGGAAAGACAAAAAATGGTGCACATGCTACGAGTTTTGATGTGAAATCCCAAATAGTTTATCCGATGGAAGGTGGAACGGCCCTGATCACCTTTGAGGAGGAGGATGGTATGTAATAGTTTCAACTTTTGTCATCATCACAGTAGAAAACAATAGCTTTGTGCAAACTCAGAGCCTATCCTTTGCACTTGAACTGAGCGGGGTGATATAACTTACAACCAACAGCTTTGACAACTTTAGTATGCCTGAGTTCAGTGTATTCGAAAATCAGTATATGTGAGAAATAACAGGATGACCTACTTTTCCATTGAAATTTCCAAGACCCCAAAAACAGTAACAAGGGCCAATTTTTAGAAATTGAGACTTATATCCTAAAAGCCGAATAAAAGCTTTTCACTAATGTATGGTTTTCTACGATAGGACAACAATGGGCTCATACAACAATTTTAAgagaacaaaaacattttatattaagaaaaatcatctttaaagttGTCCAGATTCAGTTCTTAGTAATGCATATTACGAATCCAAATGCAAGTTTTAGGTAGTTTTTTAGGTAGGAAGGTAATTTACTGAATGTTTTCATGAAACATGATCCTcaagttatatttaatttaatctgattaacagagagaatgttttttttaacacatttttaaacaatagttttaataactaatttctgccGTAATGAGAGCAATTTCAAAAGCTATAAAACTGGGTTAATTATGAGGCAAGTTTGGTTAATTAAGCAAATCCTTGgcagtgttaattttgacagcaaatttttatttagttttaattttttgacTAAAATTTCATTTTAGTATTAGTCACGTTCTAGTCTTCTAAATCAAGTTTTAGTTGACTAAACTTTATAAGATTTTAGTTGACTAAATCTACTCTAGATTTAgttaactaaaatatatttggttaaaaatattgtatacattaagttatacaaaatattctaacttaaaattaaataaaacataatatatggAATATAGCTTTTCCATTGAAGACCAAAATTTTGATATGCATTGTTTATTTGTAtcataaataatatgtaaatgtaatgtcAGTCTATAGGCTACCAAGCTTTACTGTTGTAGTTGGTATTAGTAAAGTAAATGACAGAAGACTGGCAAATGTTATCCTGTAAAATGTGCACTCAGTCCCATGGCTGTGTTAACTCACATAAAGGAATACTAAAGCAAAGATGTATGTCATGTCATGCATCACACACTAAGATGAATTCTGATTGGATATTTTCTAAAAAGTGTCCCTCAATCACATTCTCATATCATTTTTATCAGTCAATGAAAATatcagtatatttttattataattttcgtcattatcacttaattttgatttagtttttgtcTCGTTTTGATCGGTAGAAACTTGTTCGTCAGAAAAATTATGACTGATCATTGGACAaaagtggtttgctctgtaggcaatcgagaaaaaaaaagtcctaagGGGGTTAATAaaatggctaataatattgaccttaaagtttatttaaaaaacaaaaaaacatttaaaacagctttttttcagctaaactaaaagaaataaggctttcttcagaaaaaaaatgttgtaaaactttaATTTAGGTCAACAAATCATGCTTTTAACTACTCGCTTATTACCTGCTTCTTATTAAGATAAAAACTGTTCATTAGTGATTATAAAATGTGATCTTATTTAGCTAGCCAAAACCTTAACCCAACTTCTACTCTACTAAcaattaataaacagttaattagtATTTTGTTAAGCTAGTTGTGTTAGTAAATGGTTTAATACTGTGAATTCtgacctaaagtgttaccaaaacaactataggaaatactgttaaaatgcaCTTGCTCCATTAAACATTGCTTACTATTAAAGCAAAGGATAAAACTTTCACAGGAATACTAATAATTTTgggctatatatacatatataaacctaattatttactgttatccTGTGTTCAGTGGCCCAGAACATCTTGAGCCAGCAGAAGCATTTGGTGGCACTCGGGGAATGTGGCATCACTGTACAGGCTAAACCCATTCAGTTCCTGGTACCCGGCTATGTTGAGGTAATGGACACAAGCTGAACTTCGTTTTCCTACTGAACTGTCTATTTTGGATTGCATTGTGTTTCAGAGGGCTAGCATGATGTGAAATGTTACATTCTCCCGTCTTTTAGATGGAAACTCAGGTTTGCTCACACAGAGTCTTAGTCTCCAACTTACCAATAGAAGAGCCAGAAGAGCGAATACTAGACAAACTGGACATCCACTTCTCTAGGAAGAGGAACGGTGGCGGTGAGGTGGAGGAAACAGACATGCTGCACGACTCCAAGACTGTGGTCATCACTTTCGTGGAGGATAATGGTACATTTACCACATCCATTTAGGCGGTGAAGTCTAGATGGCATAATCACAGCTGCATCATTTTTGCACGGTCTCCCcgtatttgtgtgggtttcctccgggtgctccagtttcccctacagtccaaaaataagatcccataatgcaattcacaactgtaaataatcGAACAACACTGTGaatcacaaaacacagaaactgttaattaacatatattttataatgtagggatagatgtaaataaaatacaattaaatgggTAATTTATTAAGTAATATGACTAATATTCTGTATATTTACTCTTTTTACATTACCATGATGCTTGGGCTTAGGGTTGagttggggtagacgttatt
This portion of the Danio rerio strain Tuebingen ecotype United States chromosome 3, GRCz12tu, whole genome shotgun sequence genome encodes:
- the ifi35 gene encoding interferon-induced 35 kDa protein isoform X1 codes for the protein MSTEDFCEVDCESLGPLDNVQMELNKCKKKYEALLNEQKILRDGIDNNKDFAKKFRERAEEQKESNENENKKRSKKIQSEKEKCRAIESHNTKQRMEILKIKEELQSLDNKNSSLKKQTEISTAVPERKVVFEGKTKNGAHATSFDVKSQIVYPMEGGTALITFEEEDVAQNILSQQKHLVALGECGITVQAKPIQFLVPGYVEMETQVCSHRVLVSNLPIEEPEERILDKLDIHFSRKRNGGGEVEETDMLHDSKTVVITFVEDNVAKPLTDKQEHEVDFGKRKYKVKVTPFLNGKISEIKISNSVCMRTVLLTGIPDIMDKDNLQDNLEIHFQKTSNGGGEVEAIIYNPLGQTSTAVFDEDSPKDSQTE
- the ifi35 gene encoding interferon-induced 35 kDa protein (The RefSeq protein has 6 substitutions compared to this genomic sequence) — its product is MSTEDFCELDCESLGPLDNVQMELNKCKKTYKALLNEQKILRDGIDNNKEFAKKFRERAEEQKESNENENKKRSKKIQSEKEKCRAIESHNTKQRMEILKIKEELQSLDNKNSSLKKQTEISTAVPERKVVFEGKTKNGAHATSFDVKSQIVYPMEGGTALITFEEEDVAQNILSQQKHLVALGECGITVQAKPIQFLVPGYVEMETQVCSHRILVSNLPIEEPEERILDKLDIHFSRKRNGGGEVEETDMLHDSKTVVITFVEDNVAKPLTDKQEHEVDFGKRKYKVKVTPFLNGKISEMKISNSVCMRTVLLTGIPDIMDKDNLQDNLEIHFQKTSNGGGEVEAIIYNPLGQTSTAVFDEDSPKDSQTE